The Micromonospora sp. M71_S20 genome window below encodes:
- a CDS encoding DUF6412 domain-containing protein, producing MPGPLGIVLGTWAYALVHLILLADRPAGLLAGAALAAVALLAVAVAAHAAGVVDAPRAGRAAALRARARRRRVPRQVDPDAAGRPRPRAPGPRPSAA from the coding sequence GTGCCGGGGCCGCTGGGGATCGTGCTGGGGACGTGGGCGTACGCCCTCGTACACCTGATCCTGCTCGCCGACCGCCCGGCCGGGCTGCTCGCCGGGGCCGCGCTCGCCGCGGTGGCGCTGCTCGCCGTCGCGGTCGCGGCGCACGCGGCCGGCGTCGTCGACGCGCCCCGGGCCGGCCGCGCCGCCGCCCTGCGCGCGCGGGCCCGCCGCCGCCGGGTGCCCCGGCAGGTCGACCCGGACGCCGCCGGGCGTCCCCGTCCCCGTGCGCCCGGGCCGCGACCCTCGGCCGCGTAG
- a CDS encoding membrane protein insertase YidC translates to MLAFAPLHDAVGVAGRALAWFTTLLEPLAGDAATAAAIVVLTVVVRLLISPLTLAQVRGERRRVALAPEVRELQRRYADDPGRLQGELFALYRANGASPVSGCLPLLLQAPFLLVMYRLFTTAEGGTGLLTERLAGVPLGHHLGDGAVGGALPLFGALLAALLALAWWTSRRMRRAAAASGTVAGTPTEGPGAAVLGRLLPLLPYTTVLVALVLPLAAVIYLVTTTAWSAGEQAVLRRPRPEPARIDGR, encoded by the coding sequence ATGCTCGCCTTCGCACCTCTGCACGACGCCGTCGGCGTCGCCGGCCGCGCGCTCGCCTGGTTCACCACCCTGCTCGAACCGCTGGCCGGCGACGCGGCCACGGCCGCCGCCATCGTCGTCCTCACCGTCGTCGTCCGGTTGCTGATCTCGCCGCTGACCCTCGCGCAGGTCCGTGGCGAGCGGCGCCGCGTGGCGCTCGCCCCCGAGGTCCGCGAGCTCCAGCGGCGGTACGCGGACGATCCCGGCCGGTTGCAGGGCGAACTGTTCGCGCTCTACCGGGCCAACGGCGCCAGCCCGGTGTCCGGCTGCCTGCCGCTGCTGCTCCAGGCCCCGTTCCTGCTGGTGATGTACCGGCTCTTCACCACCGCCGAGGGCGGCACGGGGCTGTTGACCGAGCGCCTGGCCGGTGTGCCGCTGGGGCACCATCTCGGCGACGGGGCGGTCGGCGGCGCGTTGCCGCTGTTCGGCGCCCTGCTGGCGGCCCTGCTCGCGCTCGCCTGGTGGACGTCGCGGCGGATGCGTCGCGCGGCGGCGGCGAGCGGAACGGTGGCCGGTACGCCGACCGAGGGGCCCGGCGCGGCGGTGCTCGGCCGGCTGCTGCCGCTGCTGCCGTACACGACGGTGCTGGTGGCGCTGGTGCTGCCGCTGGCCGCGGTGATCTACCTGGTCACCACCACCGCCTGGTCGGCGGGGGAGCAGGCGGTGCTGCGCCGCCCGCGGCCCGAACCGGCTCGCATCGATGGGCGTTGA